A genomic stretch from Mus pahari chromosome 6, PAHARI_EIJ_v1.1, whole genome shotgun sequence includes:
- the LOC110323336 gene encoding PRAME family member 8-like, with product MSVQDPPTLLQLSVQRLLRDEALAISSLQYLPRALFPLLFKEAFNHRQTNVLRAMVAVWPFPFLPLGTLMKTPHLEILQAVLDGVDMLWTQKVLPRRRKLQVLDLRNVYHDFWDVWVGPEDGDRSAETVCEKQIAKRLHQYALRRRLKVVTDLCLRFHLNEHQAYLLQWAQQRRSSIRLCCVKMQIWALPVYTVRKVLMVFQPDSIQELELNTGWSLSTLVHFASYLDQMRNLQKLLLTRIHKNTFKVLNTSLDIQKCITKFVSQFSKLNSLQHLSMNGIYFSSEHMKQLFRYLKTPLETLSITMCKLSHLDLNSLSQSQSLHQLKHLNLRLVKLIDLRPVPFHDLLKSVAGTLQTLELEGCWMVDSQLIALLPALSQCSQLTRVNFYDNDISMAVLKDLLYHTASLSQLTQELYPAPLECYDDTGDILMGRFVQLCPELMETLITLRQPKNVSFATYICHECCQRCVYGLETKLCRCRQ from the exons ATGAGTGTACAGGACCCACCCACACTCCTGCAGCTGTCAGTACAGAGACTACTGAGGGATGAGGCCCTGGCCATCTCTTCTCTGCAGTACCTTCCCAGGGCGCTTTTCCCACTGCTGTTCAAGGAAGCCTTCAATCACAGACAAACTAATGTCCTGAGGGCCATGGTGGCAGTGTggccctttcccttcctccctctggggACCCTGATGAAGACTCCTCACCTGGAGATCTTGCAGGCTGTGCTGGATGGAGTAGACATGCTATGGACACAGAAGGTTCTTCCCAG AAGGAGGAAGCTTCAAGTGCTGGACCTGAGGAATGTGTACCATGACTTCTGGGATGTTTGGGTTGGACCAGAGGATGGAGACCGCTCAGCAGAGACTGTGTGTGAAAAGCAGATAGCAAAGCGCCTTCATCAATATGCACTGAGGCGACGTTTGAAGGTGGTCACTGACCTGTGCCTCAGGTTCCATTTGAATGAGCACCAAGCATACTTGTTACAGTGGGCCCAGCAGAGGAGAAGCTCCATACGGCTGTGCTGTGTGAAGATGCAGATTTGGGCCTTGCCTGTGTACACCGTCAGGAAGGTCTTGATGGTCTTCCAGCCAGACAGCATCCAAGAATTGGAACTGAACACAGGTTGGAGTCTGTCCACTCTGGTGCATTTTGCATCTTATCTGGACCAGATGAGAAACCTTCAAAAACTCCTTTTAACACGGATTCACAAGAATACCTTCAAGGTTCTAAATACCTCCTTGGACATCCAGAAGTGTATCACCAAGTTTGTTTCTCAGTTCTCCAAACTCAACTCTCTCCAGCATCTCTCCATGAATGGCATCTACTTTTCCAGTGAGCACATGAAACAGTTGTTCAG GTACCTGAAGACTCCGTTGGAGACCCTGTCCATCACCATGTGCAAGCTTTCACATTTAGACTTGAATTCCTTGTCCCAGAGTCAGAGCCTCCATCAGCTCAAACACCTGAACCTGAGACTTGTGAAATTAATTGACTTACGTCCTGTGCCTTTCCATGATCTCCTCAAGAGTGTTGCAGGCACTCTGCAGACCCTAGAATTGGAGGGCTGTTGGATGGTAGATTCCCAGCTCATTGCCCTCCTGCCTGCCCTGAGCCAGTGTTCCCAGCTCACTAGGGTCAATTTCTATGACAATGACATCTCCATGGCTGTTCTAAAGGACCTTCTGTATCACACAGCCAGTCTGAGCCAGCTGACCCAGGAGCTGTATCCTGCCCCTCTGGAGTGCTATGATGACACGGGTGATATCCTTATGGGAAGATTTGTCCAACTTTGTCCTGAGCTTATGGAGACACTCATTACTTTAAGGCAGCCCAAGAATGTCTCCTTTGCTACGTATATCTGCCATGAATGTTGTCAGCGCTGTGTCTACGGTCTGGAGACCAAACTTTGTCGTTGTCGGCAGTAA